GTAGAACTCTGATAAGATTTTCATACCTGAACATTTCTTTGAGCTCTCCCTTTATCAAAGCTGTAAGGAGAGGGAAGCTAGTACAGGCTGGCACCAGGTAGAGCAAGGCAGGCTGAAACATCACAATCTCTTCAAATTAGTCAAATGTACTGTTTATGCACTCATCACATTACCCTTTTCAACTCAACCACATTTTTATAAACACCATagcatattaaaaaatgatcagtaaatctttaaatattgcatcaaagaTAAAATGCGTTGGTATTTACCTGAGCATGTTTGAACACATGCATGACTAGAATGGTGGCCCCAAGACCAAGACAGTAGGCTAGAAAACTGGCATAAAAGTAGGTTTTGGAGTTTTTCTTTTGGCtgaaaagtaaacatttcaaatgttatttcaattaaatataaatgttaaacaTTCTTGACTCCGAATTCATACATTGAAATTTAAGCTTAATGGCACACATGTACATCTGTATTTTggagataaaaatgtttacatcgaAATAAGTATGAAACACCAACCTGACATCAAATCTGAGCAGAAGGGCAATGAAGATTCCTGGAATGACTATGTCACCTAAACCTAGCATGGCAAAGTTATTGGCAGCAAGCCCCTTCTCCAACAAATCTTGTGGGAATACCACTGTAAGCAGATAAGCCAGTTTACTTCACAGTCTCTGTGATGGTGTGTCAGTGGTATTGACCAAAATAAAACACACCAGTGTCAGTGGTATTGAccaaaataaaacacacaatCTTATAGTGATGGTTTGTCAGTGGTATTGAccaaaataaaacacacaatCTTATAGTGATGGTGTGTCATTGGTATTGAccaaaataaaacacacaatCTTATAGTGATGGTTTGTCAGTGGTATTGAccaaaataaaacacacaatCTTATAGTGATGGTGTGTCATTGGTATTGAccaaaataaaacacacaatCTTATAGTGATGGTTTGTCAGTGGTATTGAccaaaataaaacacacaatCTTATAGTGATGGTGTGTCATTGGTATTGAccaaaataaaacacacaatCTTATAGTGATGGTGTGTCATTGGTATTGAccaaaataaaacacacaatCTTATAGTGATGGTGTGTCATTGGTATTGAccaaaataaaacacacaatCTTATAGTAATGGTTTGTCATTGGTATTGactaaaataaaacacacaatCTTATAGTGATGGTGTGTCAGTGGTATTGactaaaataaaacacacaatCTTATAGTGATGGTGTGTCATTGGTATTGAccaaaataaaacacacaatCTTATAATGATGGTGTGTCATTGGTATTGAccaaaataaaacacacaatCTTATAGTGATGGTGTGTCATTGGTATTgactaaaataaaacaaattgcacTGTCCAttaattactgtatacagggttattttcgcccttttacAATTGCACacggtttcgccccgtcttgaattcatCCAGATGCAGTTGTGTTAACAAAGATATTATTTGCAATATAGAATTTGTCCAGTTTTAAATTTGCCCTCTGACAACGAAGGCGAAAgaggcaaaaataaaacggggacgaatatttccctgtatacagtaattctATAATAACATGTTTCACAGGACTGTGTTAAACCTGcattgaaacaaaaacttacATTTGATTGGAGCATCGAATGATTTGGCAACAGTAACCATTACATTAGTCCCAAATACCTATGAAAAAGAGCAGATAAGTGTTAACATCctgcatttaaaatacataatattggataaaattctttaattttcataacttagGAAAAATGACCACTAACCCAGAATATATCGTAGACAAAGAGTCCCCCCAGGAGTATGAGGCCCGTGCTGATTCTGTTGAGGGAGAGGATTTCTACCCCACTGATAGCAAAGGCCAGACCAAACAGGTTGTTGGCAATCCAGTGctgaagaaaaatgaaaagGTCTCATCAAGGTCAATAATGAGAATAAATATTTGTGCACTCTTGGTTTGGGCACAAGTTCTGAAAACTTAGAATACCAACtccttgttttaaataaaaacaactagATTATTAGTTTTTTAATCAACAACTCTCACCTTTTTCACAAGATACCACACACCGATCACTGCACACACTGCGTGACACAGAATATCTTTTCTATCAAACTCATAATTCATCAGCTCTGAAAACCAAATGGTGAGGAATATAGTTTACTTAAAACATGATCTAAACcgaaatacaaagaaaaatacaGTTAGGTTATCAGTTAAGTCAGAACCATTATTTTAATGCTTTAAGATGGTGTTAAAGCATCAAAAGAGTTGATTACATTCAACttgaataatacatgtatatttaagatGTTTgagtacatttaaaatttttgaaattatttttaatcttaaatctAGTACTCCATATTGTATGGTGAATGGAGAAAATGGAAGGTTTCCTTTGTCACTctttgttaaattaaaatgataatgtactgGGCAAAGTTTTGACAGCCCACGATTGTAAACTCACTAATGTaatctattgttatttttataaatgttacaAGACTGGATATTTTATATTCCATGGATAAAATGTGTACACGATACACTCAACTCTTGTGGGTTGTCTTATAAATgggaaaattaaacaatatatatcggTAAAACTGGCTTAAGTCAGtagttcaaaaaaaaaatattacaaaatcaatatgTACAAGACTAGAGAGATATAGTAGATAACTCACTAAAATgtattaccgtaattatagaattaaaaaaaaaattcaatttagaaAAGTATTTGTTGGTTTTACCTACAGATCTACAGATCACATTTTACAGAAATACGAACAAGTAACCATTAAATCCCAATAGAAACAGGTATATGGCATaacattgacaaacaaaattttaatatgtGACTCTAATAGTATTGGGGATAATTACTTTATATAATAAACGATAGAAAAATGTTGTGGTCCCAAGACATACtatgaaaacccaaatattatgAATATAACAAGCTGATGAATACTTATAatgtagaaaaattaaaaatattgtcaagatttattcagaaaatgttcaaagtctGCTCTTCCAAAAACAAACCTATACAACCAACTGTATTGTAAActcaacatttttatctttatcaCTAGTACTCAGCTTcttgtaaaattgattttgaaaaaacaaatgcTATTAGTTTGGCTACAAAAAAAACAtggataaatatataaattacaaataaactgaaataaaacttgttgatgtagatttcatggGAATGCATTATCATAGTACATAACATGTAGTACATTTCATCAAATGGTTATATTATTACGCGCAGTGATTTCGCGCTGGCTGTTGCGCTGTTATGTCACACCGCGCATGTTTTTGTGTTCATTTGTAAATATGTTGAACCTCAAATACAgttgaactggtcttgagtgaataaagaattgaattgaattaagATCAATTTGATAATCTAATTATGGAATGTTCATGtgcatttaaaatatcagtcaaacctgtcatttaaatttttatctaattaaggtcttccgttacaacggaagaccttctagtgattgtaatgttttttaaggtcttccgtttccaacggaagaccttatagtgattgtaatgtttcttattattatttttttttttcctttttttgtccacaagatttctcagagatggcgggatggattttcttgaaattttcaggactaatagaaaatgataatatctctaggcgtttttttcattttttcaaaattcacttcctgtcgtccgtttcctgtcccgcgttgaaaaagcttgtatcaacgagatctcaaaaacgataaagacttgaacctccaaactttgagggatgatagacctttagttgtagatgtgtttaaactattttgttttgttcgtcgtaacttccggtcgtcaccggaagcacttcaaaaataactattttttcgcataaaattcattttcgatgaaataaatatatcagtataaatctatgcataggttatctatgcgatgttatatcaacaaaaaaattctacttccggtgagatatctcaaatatctcaggtagcttttttgaaacacattttgtacaaacgagatctcagaaactattagtgatcaaagcacaaaactttcatggatgatagacatttgattgaagatgtgtttaacccgtttcgttttgtcttccgtcacttccggtccacacaggaagagttcaaacaaatcgagctgtttatcagtttaacttatttccattgatatttgtagtgtgctggatgagaaatgaagtacaaagggcaagtttacaagatatattaaatacaatttagattgagcacttccgtttgtccgtttcctgtcccgcgttgaaaaagcttgtatcaacgagatctcaaaaacggtaaagacttgaacatccaaacttagtgggatgatagacccatagctgtagatgtgttcacactattttgttttgttcgtcgtaacttccggtcgtcaccggaagcacttcaaaaataactactttttcgcataagattctttttccataaaataaatatataagtataaatctatgcataaattgtctatgcgatgttaactcaacaaaaaaattctacttccggtgagatatctcaaatatcttaggtagcttttttgaaacacattttgtacaaacgagatctcagaaactataagcgatcaaagcacaaaactttcatggatgatagacatttgattgaagatgtgtttaaccggtttcgttttgtcttccgtcacttccggtccacacaggaagagttcaaacaaatcgagctgtttatcagtttaactgttttcctttgatatttgtagtgaagtcgatgaacaattaagtagaaagggcaagtgcaaaaaaaaaatttaattacaatttacattgagcacttccgtttgtccgtttcctgtcccgagacaaaaaaccttgattcctggagatctcaaaaacggtaacgacttgaatGATCAAACtatgtgggatgatagacctatgtatgtacatgtgtatacactattttgttttgttcggcttagcttccggtcgtcaccggaagcacttcaaaaatttgttttattcattttacataaaatgaaaatatcagtatacaatcttacatatgtcatctatataattttaaattggcaaataaattttacttccggtgatatatctcaaatatctctatgtagcttttctttttacaaatttgatgtccgcaatattttcgtcattgtaagtgattgaaacacgaatctttcatagattgtttgatagaattttgattggggatgtgtttaacgggtttaattttgtcaactgtcacttccggttcttaccggaagggttcaaacaaatcctgtttttaacaagtttagctgactttcttggaatttcatctagcctgataaatagtgatgtacattaagcaaatgtacgagaaataccagcttttgtttttattaatcactttcgttcgtccgtttcggtcccgagacaaaaaatattgtttcaaagagatcttagatttggcagagtcgtgaacaaccaaactttgaggaaggattgacttatgattgtacaaatggttaacatttttgtttagatcggcgttacttctggtcgtcacagaaagtacttaaaaaattgatttctttttcattctcgttgttttacatgtaagtaacgtctggatatatcattcacaataattatcatatcaactttttttttgcatgtaagagaagcaatgtcttacagttaaattgatacatgtatatcagaacggaagacctttttgttgcttttgcaacaagtgtctagttattattattattattattattatttttttcccagtttttgtccacaagatatctcagagatggctggatagatttacttgaaattttcaggattgatagaaaatgatcatatctctaggcgattttttcatttttttta
This portion of the Magallana gigas chromosome 7, xbMagGiga1.1, whole genome shotgun sequence genome encodes:
- the LOC105330430 gene encoding minor histocompatibility antigen H13, producing MADTVTEAPAVNATMNETAANATTKIPATPEGMAIAYGSLCLMAVLPIFFGAVRSVKYHKDQRESGDKPETMSHKDAAMFPIIASGTLFGIYLIFQIFSKEYINLLLAVYFFFLGVFALANLVGPLFSRYIPAAFPNMEYHLIFTQGKEKKEELMNYEFDRKDILCHAVCAVIGVWYLVKKHWIANNLFGLAFAISGVEILSLNRISTGLILLGGLFVYDIFWVFGTNVMVTVAKSFDAPIKLVFPQDLLEKGLAANNFAMLGLGDIVIPGIFIALLLRFDVSQKKNSKTYFYASFLAYCLGLGATILVMHVFKHAQPALLYLVPACTSFPLLTALIKGELKEMFSFEDHPEKTDEKTDEKTDEKKAKKEK